A window of the Cellvibrio sp. pealriver genome harbors these coding sequences:
- a CDS encoding ferredoxin--NADP reductase, with translation MSAVNTQKVLSVTHWNESLFSFTTTRDDSFRFENGQFVMIGLEVDGKPLLRAYSIASPNYAEHLEFFSIKVPNGPLTSRLQNIQVGDDILVGKKPTGTLLLSDLKPGKHLYFLSTGTGLAPFISLIQDPDMYEKFEKIILVHGVRHVNDLAYRDFITRELLENEFLGEEAKQKLIYYPTVTREPFINQGRLTDLLENGKLFVDIGLPPFDPAHDRAMLCGSPAMLDDTCALLDKAGLIVSPRIGIAGDYVIERAFVEK, from the coding sequence ATGAGTGCAGTAAACACACAAAAAGTGTTATCGGTAACGCACTGGAACGAAAGCTTGTTTAGTTTTACCACCACGCGTGATGATTCATTCCGCTTTGAAAACGGCCAATTTGTCATGATTGGTTTAGAGGTTGATGGTAAACCATTATTGCGTGCCTACAGTATTGCAAGTCCAAATTACGCGGAGCATCTGGAATTTTTCAGTATTAAAGTGCCGAACGGACCACTCACCTCGCGCCTGCAAAATATTCAAGTGGGGGATGATATTTTGGTGGGCAAGAAACCGACCGGAACCTTATTGTTATCCGATTTAAAACCCGGCAAGCATCTCTATTTTTTATCGACAGGCACCGGCCTCGCGCCCTTTATCAGTTTGATTCAGGACCCGGACATGTACGAAAAATTTGAAAAAATTATTCTGGTTCATGGTGTGCGGCACGTAAATGATTTGGCCTACCGCGATTTTATTACCCGTGAATTATTGGAAAACGAATTTTTGGGTGAGGAGGCAAAGCAGAAATTAATTTATTACCCCACCGTTACCCGCGAGCCATTTATCAATCAGGGAAGGCTCACCGATCTTCTCGAAAATGGAAAATTGTTTGTCGATATTGGCCTGCCGCCGTTTGATCCTGCCCATGACCGCGCCATGTTATGTGGTAGCCCGGCAATGCTTGATGACACCTGTGCATTGTTGGATAAGGCAGGGCTGATTGTCTCTCCGCGTATTGGTATTGCCGGGGATTATGTTATCGAACGGGCGTTTGTGGAAAAGTAG
- a CDS encoding FAD-binding protein: MSVLVLAEIDGDQIKVSSLQAITAAAAWNLPIDVLVYGNQVDAVSSNVLRINNVARVLVAQATHFSHPLVEDVIELAFSIGRHYTHIITAHTSFGRSVLPAIAARLDVAAITDVIAIEANATYVRPGYAGNIITRIQNHEPIQLVSVRATAFRAAQTQENTVALRIDIQVPAAQHKSYWLSEQITHSDRPELHSARVVIAGGRSLGEKFDELLNPLAEKLDAAIGATRACVDAGFAANDLQVGQTGTIIAPDLYIAVGISGAVQHLAGIKDSKTIVAINHDPDAPIFKYADYGLVADLFTTLPELHEALAQH, encoded by the coding sequence ATGAGCGTTTTAGTATTGGCTGAAATCGATGGCGATCAAATAAAAGTATCCAGCCTTCAGGCAATCACTGCCGCTGCAGCGTGGAATTTACCAATTGATGTATTGGTGTACGGAAATCAAGTGGATGCTGTTAGCAGCAACGTGTTGCGCATAAATAATGTTGCACGCGTGTTGGTCGCCCAAGCTACGCATTTCTCACACCCACTCGTGGAAGATGTTATTGAATTGGCATTCAGTATTGGCCGTCATTACACACACATCATCACAGCGCACACCAGTTTTGGGCGAAGTGTGTTGCCTGCAATTGCCGCGCGATTGGATGTAGCTGCGATTACCGATGTCATCGCAATCGAAGCAAATGCAACCTATGTTCGCCCTGGTTACGCGGGAAATATTATTACGCGAATTCAAAATCACGAACCCATCCAGCTTGTCAGTGTTCGTGCTACCGCGTTTCGCGCAGCACAAACGCAAGAAAATACGGTTGCGCTACGTATCGATATACAAGTGCCTGCAGCACAACACAAAAGCTATTGGCTGAGTGAACAGATTACTCATTCAGATCGCCCCGAATTACATTCGGCACGAGTGGTGATCGCTGGTGGGCGCAGCCTGGGTGAAAAGTTTGATGAATTGCTAAACCCACTGGCTGAAAAATTGGATGCAGCTATAGGGGCAACACGCGCATGTGTTGATGCAGGTTTTGCCGCGAACGACTTACAAGTGGGGCAGACGGGCACCATTATCGCACCGGATTTATATATTGCAGTCGGTATTTCCGGTGCGGTCCAGCACTTGGCAGGTATTAAAGATAGCAAAACAATTGTGGCGATTAATCATGATCCTGATGCGCCCATTTTTAAATATGCCGATTACGGTTTGGTGGCGGATTTGTTTACCACTTTGCCAGAGCTTCATGAAGCATTAGCGCAACACTAG
- a CDS encoding electron transfer flavoprotein subunit beta/FixA family protein gives MKALVAIKHAVDYNVKPNIDPATGQVDIAQVKKAVNPFDEISLEEAVRLKEQGKVNEIIAVSIGGDDAKDSLRHAYAMGADRALLIATSASPQPLAVATLLKAIVEREQPQLIFLGKQAVGEDYGQTGQILSALLGVGIGTFASGLQLEAGHVDVIREIEKGTQTIRLTLPAVITTDLRLNEPRFIKLPNLMMAKKKIIEIISAHELGVDLAPRFTVLTASEPANKPGAVQVSNVQELVEKLRRAEVLI, from the coding sequence GTGAAAGCACTGGTCGCAATCAAGCACGCTGTCGATTACAACGTAAAACCCAATATTGATCCTGCAACAGGGCAGGTTGATATCGCCCAGGTCAAAAAGGCGGTGAATCCGTTTGACGAAATTTCTCTTGAAGAGGCTGTACGTTTAAAAGAGCAGGGCAAAGTGAATGAAATTATTGCTGTCTCTATTGGTGGTGATGATGCCAAAGACAGCTTGCGTCATGCCTATGCAATGGGGGCTGATCGCGCTTTGTTGATAGCAACCAGCGCCTCACCACAACCACTTGCGGTAGCAACATTATTGAAAGCCATTGTGGAGCGCGAGCAACCACAACTGATTTTTCTGGGTAAGCAAGCAGTTGGAGAAGACTATGGACAGACAGGTCAGATCCTCTCCGCGTTGTTGGGTGTGGGCATAGGGACGTTTGCATCCGGATTGCAACTGGAAGCAGGGCATGTTGATGTCATCCGTGAAATTGAAAAAGGAACCCAAACTATTCGTCTTACCTTGCCCGCCGTCATCACCACAGATTTGCGTTTGAACGAGCCGCGTTTTATCAAGCTGCCTAATTTGATGATGGCGAAAAAGAAAATAATTGAAATTATTTCTGCACACGAATTAGGTGTTGATCTTGCTCCGCGTTTCACTGTGCTTACTGCGAGTGAGCCTGCAAACAAACCGGGTGCAGTACAGGTTAGTAATGTACAAGAACTGGTAGAAAAATTACGTCGTGCGGAGGTGTTGATATGA